The Oryzias melastigma strain HK-1 linkage group LG20, ASM292280v2, whole genome shotgun sequence genome includes the window gaaaatattcaCATTGTTTTCTGCTTAGTCAGATTTTACCTGTGCTAGAACATATTTGCACCCTGAGTATGTCACCCATTTCTCTGTCTGTCATGCAGTTATGAATTTGtgtctattcttttttttttctttggaagttGTTTAAGTAGTCCTTCCTGTCGCTTTGGTTACCAAACGTTGGTAGTCGTATTGTCTATTTTCTAATCAGTCTGTCTGAACTTGTGTCTTCAAGATGCcgtttaataaaaaagttttttgcctGTAGATGTATGTCTTCACTAAATGACTCTGTTCTTCTCATGCATAGATAGATGCACAcacaaaatatatacatatatatgaatgtagcatttttgtttttgtttcaacatttaataggatgaaataaaaattatgagATGTATGTTATGtatacaaatttaaatatttttcaaatctgtctaaatatgttttgcaaaaaaacaccACCTGTTTATCAAATTGAAGCACCCACCGCATAAGTGTGTGACTTTTTCCTTACAGAATAAACACACAAGTGTTACTTACTTATATATAGTTACCACTAAAGAAATACTGTCCAATTAGTGGTGaactgtacaaaaaaatgtacatatttagTTTTATGGCAAGATTGTAGTGACGTTTTTGAGACAGCAGGGGGCGATGTATATTTCGACCTATATTGAAGAAGAAGAGTGATGTTCCCTTGTTGCCATGCGACGGTGAAGATACAGTTTACGGATACGAAGGGTGGcgtaaatgaagaaaacaattgCGCATTTTTGGTAAacattttgaggatttttttcgCTCATTACTATTTACAGTCTACAGTTTCCCTTCAGGTAAAGAATCTTTTATTAGCACTTTACATGAATTTACATAATTGCCATCAGTTTTTGGCTGTCTGTCTGACCACTTGAAATGGTGTAAACGTATGTGAAGCACAAACATGCTATAAATCTTCTGATGTAATAACTTGGTCCAAAAGTaagtaatttgtttattttttaattttttgtgaacGCTTTCTACTCtaattataatttgttttatattgatATTGTTTTGGTGGAGAAATTATcttattatgactttttttttcctaattcattttatttatgaaatcacctactgcaaaacattttttccttatatttttaaacatcatattgtattttcattcttcttcttcttcttattattatttatatttatcagtAAGCAGTCAAGGaaatttatttttcctgttttgttttttatgttacttcCTGGATGACATACTACAGCTTAAGCATATCAGCCATGCCGCTTCCAGACAGACTGTTTTGTGCCGAGCAGATCAACATCCCACCAGAACTACCTGACATCCTCAAAAATTTCAGCAAAGCAGCCATCCGAACACAGCCCATGGACTTGCTGGCCTGGAGTGCAGCGTGAGTTTCTATGgttgcaaaaaaacagattaactGCAATGTCATTGTaggaaaataagaaattaaGAACTCCTTTTTCACCTGTGcatgtctgggttttttttttttctttttttgcactgtGTATTAGAATTCGTTCCTGTAACTACTTTTATATGGAGCCTTGGacataacattaaaaaagagaaaagaacaaaaaaataaaatccagtaaCAATTTGTacacattattttttgtgcactcaaattacaattttttggaAACAAATTTATATTATCTGTCCGCAATTAGCCTTTTGTGCACATAAATGAGTATTTGTGAGagcaaattagtatttttgctACACAATTTATCAATTTGTGGCAagaatttagctttttgtgTGAAGAATTTACTAAGTGTGCAGACCAATAAACATTTTGTGGtaacaattttgtattttgttggctcaaatcagtattttgtggccacaaattacaattttgtGTGCTCAGATTATTAGTAGGAATTGatgatgctaaaatactactttgtgcctaaaaaatgttaattaaatgttatttgGTGGACAAAAACTACTAATTTGTCTggataaaatagtaaaacatagccacaaaatagtaatttgaggatttatttgtaaatttcaTGTCTAGGGCTCTTacatccaaaataaaagtttactaAAAATAGTGTGTAGTAGTAGGAGTAGTCTGCCAAGTCCGAAGAATTTCATATTtgtaagaaatacaaaaataaaagtgttaagTTACTTAAttggtaataaaaaaataaaaaatatacttttaaagaGATTCCTATTCCCCCCCCCCTGTTTTTACaggatttaagacaaaaaaaaaaaaaacattataaacatactAGTCTCTACAGATCTCACTATTTCTTTAAAGATGTTGAACCAGTAAAGCCAatgctttttgaaaatataaaacaaagttatttttcaaaaacaaactacaGGAACTTTTGTGTCCCAATGGACCGATAAGAACATGCAGGTGGATCACAAAACACAATCTTGTTTTGCAAATAAGAAACCAAGCATATCAGTAGCAATACACAGAGCTGCTTGCAGGGTAATACATCTGCCTTGTACTTTGCTTGTACTCACTACTTCAGTTATTTGCTTGTTTCGTATCAAACAATTAGAGCTTAGCTGAATCTGGGTCATTTATCAAATCATAATTTGCAGGCTTTACATCAAATCTATGACagattgttagaaaaaaattaagttagaTATTTTAATGGTCCAGACCTAGTAATCGCACAACATTGTAATATATTGTCATTTCTTCAAACCATCAGTTGATAAAATTCACATCGTTTGGCATTCATAGATTCTGCATTTAACTCTTTCCTTTATAACCAATGAAACATAATCAAGCTGGTTGAAACGGTGTCATAAACTCTGCCACTAGGggatacattttattaattgcagcacattttctgtttatttatttatttatttattttttatatccaGGTACTTCAATGCATTGTCTAAAGGAGAGTGTCTCCCCGTCAAGGACAGACTAGAATATAATGACAACACCCAGAATCTGGACCCCAGCTTGACTCCAGGTCTGCTGAAAATCCTACACAAACAGGTATTTTTTTCCAGTAGCAGTAATAATCAggagttttatcatttttttgtgtgtgtctttgtagatTGCAAAGATTGCAATAATCCCagttaactcttttttttctttctttcttttcatggCCAATAATAGTTGTCCTCCAGGAAAACATGCAGCCGAGAGGACCTGCAGACCAAATGGAAGGGCTTGAGTCTTTCCCCCAATCAGCTGGATACTCTGTTGTCCTTGGGCGGCTTTGATTCAGAAATCGACTGGATTGAGTTTTTTGCTCTGGGCTGCAGCGCTCTAGGAGGGGTAAGCTGCTACAAAAATATCTGCTCCACTCACttcaaaaaccttaaaactttaCATGTTTACGCTGAGttgctttatttcaaaattggaAAACTTTATGAGGAATTCGGATTGTGGAAGAAATTATTTTGATgctatagaaaaaaattgtgtgaTTATaaggaaattaaatttttattgtCTGTGAAGTAAATGCAACAAAGCACTATTTCAAGTGGACAGGATGGTGctgcaaccacaagggggcagtgtTGCACTGCATCCATTaggagaaacttttttttaacctaatccATTCATATAGGTGTGTTTtaagagtgattttttttttaaatgaatctttAGCATGAATGTTTGTGATTGCATATGATTGTATTATCAATGCGTACACTTCttgacattttatgtttttctgcacttttccagACCCTTCTAAGCTCTATGAAGTTTGCCTGCGAGATTCTGACAAATGATGAGGAGGGTGGTGCTGCAAGGATCCCATTTGATACCTTTGTCCAAATCTATACTTTCTTGGCTCGCCTAGATGGAGATGTTCCACAGGAACACATTGACATCTTCCTCAACAGTTTAAAGCCACAGGTGTAGGTATTGTGTTGGTGTGTGAAAGCTGTTTCATCAGTCAGTACTGCAAGAGGCAGATTAGATTTAGCATTAacattacatatttattttataaatattattttttcctcattaaaGTTAGCTATTTTTGAACTTACAGGGTTTTTATAAAAAGGGCAATTTGAGGACTACTAATAGGAAATGATAAACCAATAATGACTTTGAACCAAACACAAATATTCAGCATTcattccaaaaacatgattttgcttttcctccaatcatctcttgatctattTCTAAAGCATCCCAtaagtcttttaattgtgattatgctgtttttttttggccaaaattacAAAAccagtgtcattttctaggacatagtttgtttctgcagagtagaaATTTACTCCTtcttgtgggtgggactgttggcacagcaTTAGCCTGCCttcgtttcccatcatccatctgtttacataccctcccgctagcttacagactctacaaattttaatcaaattccagcacagatgaggaaaacgaagacgttcatgaatctattcgtctgcaagtgAATGAATAAGAAATAAGTCTATTTTAAATGGTATTTCACTTAGACCAACAGCGCCAAACAGAACCTCACCATCCAGGTTTTCAACTTCTACACCAGCAGTATGTTGGGAAGGGACTCAGAAAGTATTAGAGGACTGAAAGAAGCCATAAGAAAGCAAATGACAGTGTTCGATTAATAAACGTGCCCACCATCGCTCCGTCAAACTGTGTTGTTTCCTTCCCAGAAATTGGTCCCATTAATTGTTGGTTCTTCTTATTCATCACTGTCCGACTGAACCAGCTGATCATTTGAATCAGAGTGAAGtctttttaatgaacaaaaagaGAAGCACAAAGCTGCCTTTCCACAGACTGTCAGATGAAGTATGTGTCTGCGTTTAATTTCCCCACTCCCTCGTGTCTAGGTTAGCCCCAGTTCATTTATCATGCACACAAGTTATCAGCTCGCAGCCGCGCCACATTTGGCCTCTGTGGCGGCGCAGATGAACAGGAGGAGGGGTACAGAAAGCGTCCACGGCGGCGGGGTTTTCCAGGTTGAGGTGGAGGATTATGGTTTTTGTTCCTCCCCCTGATGAGCAGTTGAATGGACTCCCTAACAGGTTTATTATCATACTTGGTCAGAGCTGACATTCAGGGCCAACTATAGAACCATGCGTTCACTTTTTAGCATCACATCTAGCCTCTCTGTTTGTCTACACAAAACGATGTTACGACCAATGACTTTCTTAATGGGGGCACGCATTTTCACAAAGCTGAAGCTGTgtcattttatgagtattttacCAGGCAggacaggaaatgacatcagtGGGGGGTTTAAATCAGAGTCACGGCTGGCTGCTAGTCATAGGTTAGAGATAAACCGTCTCTCTTCTGGAAGAAACctaatataaacataaatattagcTTTCACTATTTGGTTTTAAcagaaacttcttttttttgactCCACTTTTTATTCAACGAGACTTGAACAATACTATAGGGTCTTTGTTTTAGTTGGGCCGGGACATTTATGATGCAATTTCAAAGATGTCAGTGCTTTAGGAATCTCAGCTCCAGGGTGGAGCTGGAGTTGATGTTTTTTAGAGCTTTTGCTCATAACATCACATCTCCAGGGAGTGGAGGAAAAGTTGCAGAGCGGTGTGAAAAAcgcaggaaaaagaaaacacaaaggcCCCCTTATAGCAGGCATCCGTGTAGCTGTTGTGTAACAGACACTGATGTGAGGGGAAAGGGAAAGTGTGATTCATGCTATATTCAAACTTTATCATCCTCCAGGAATAATTTGATTTGCTTGAATAATAAAAGAATTCACAGGATGGAATATGCTATTGCTAAATGGAAAGTGACTTGTTGTTTTATGAACATTGTGCTAACATACAATGTGGTTTTTCAGGGAGCTCCAACATGGGATGATAAAACCTGGAAATTTCAGCCATTGGGAAGATATGGACTTTAAATCTGGAGCAACAGCAAACACTGACCAAGAGTGAATAAATGTTGGTGACTAAAACAGTTTGAGTCAGCtcgacttttctttttttcaaatcataaatgatttcattttaagGGAAGTAATCCTTTCAAAGAATGATGAATAAAAGTCGGTCAAAGCAACACAAGAGTGAACACAATATAGGAAAAAAGCCACACaaaaccctgtaaagcccactacattaaagaattgacagattttttattaattttttaaaccctttaaaaatccacacattttttgCAGCATTATTATTTGTGTGATAAAAATAACCAATTCTGATCAgttgggtgatttggtaagtGTTTACTCCCAACAACGTTAGcttaagatgtaaaaatattagcataaataTTCAGGAGAAAttcaccttatttacccactgtgtcaaatttgatccacatatttttaacaCGATTTAActattctaaaaatataattttaaacaaatgttttattctttcaattcaggaatttgttatttaaaaataaagaataacaaataattaattgGGCTCAATGttaagtttaaaacattagcaaaacttttcccgccGAAAGTTTtcttgagatttcatggaggcagccattttgaaaagcctttttactgcccctagtggaacgATGAGGAACTACAAGGCGGAAAACGTGGAGCAAATTATATCCAATggctttttaaggaaaattttgatattttttgaatttttctcaAGAAAAGTTTTACTGAAACTGGCACCGTTTAGTAATTAAAAGCATTTAGCACATATTATCTGTCTACTGTggcctattttttattttgatttttttcagtcatgctCTGTAATAAACTGTGTGCTTGTGCACAAacaatgtttccttaaaaaaagccttaattccATTACTACTGCCTTACCACTTCATTTGCATTTCAAAACCCTTGTGTTACCCATGCAGGAGCATTTGAGGAGCATGAATgggattttaataaatgtggCACTTTCATCCAGGTCTTGTGTCGAAGTTGTTTTTGCACACATGACCTCTCGGTACAAAAAGAACGTTAATTAAAAGCCATTGTTGTCTATTACCACTTGAGTACTTTTGGATTTCTCCGATTTAAGCGGCAACAAAAGGTTTCCTTTACTGATAATTTAAGTGTTGCACTTAGCTTCTGAAAATGCGAATATATGTGTACAGACCTCATtaagtaattaagcaacaaaacCACCTAATCAAGCCGTTAGGACTAAACACATTCCATTTTAGCAataaaaggagcagaaaaatccaaagcacaTCGTAGACACAGAAATCCTTATTTTAACCTGACATAAACACCTGATTTctagtcacagttttttttattacacaaaCCTAACAGTTCAGGGCTTGTTTTCAGGGGGACACACAGGGATCTTTGTGCTGCTGCTACATGCCACAGAGGAGAGCCTGGTGTGAGGGTGTTTTGGTTGTTTGGGGTTTTAGGgcaaataaatgaatgactGCAAACAGGAAGGCACACAGGATCACACTCAAACTCACTCCCCAGATATACGTTCATGGGATGCATTCAGGGCCATACTAGACTGTTggaaaaagtgcatttttgacCCAGTTTCTGATGCACCCACTCGATTAGTTAAGAGAAACTTTGGTGCTTCCTGTCGACGTatacacttaatttttttagacatctGTCCCTGCAAGGacaacatttctgtaaattattttaaatatatatagtttgCTTATCAATGCACACATAAACCTCACAAGTTTCTTTAAAGACCATCAGTTCTGATGAAGTTAAAGAACACCTTCTCATATCT containing:
- the ropn1l gene encoding ropporin-1-like protein isoform X1 → MFPCCHATVKIQFTDTKGGVNEENNCAFLVNILRIFFAHYYLQSTVSLQINIPPELPDILKNFSKAAIRTQPMDLLAWSAAYFNALSKGECLPVKDRLEYNDNTQNLDPSLTPGLLKILHKQLSSRKTCSREDLQTKWKGLSLSPNQLDTLLSLGGFDSEIDWIEFFALGCSALGGTLLSSMKFACEILTNDEEGGAARIPFDTFVQIYTFLARLDGDVPQEHIDIFLNSLKPQVELQHGMIKPGNFSHWEDMDFKSGATANTDQE
- the ropn1l gene encoding ropporin-1-like protein isoform X2; amino-acid sequence: MPLPDRLFCAEQINIPPELPDILKNFSKAAIRTQPMDLLAWSAAYFNALSKGECLPVKDRLEYNDNTQNLDPSLTPGLLKILHKQLSSRKTCSREDLQTKWKGLSLSPNQLDTLLSLGGFDSEIDWIEFFALGCSALGGTLLSSMKFACEILTNDEEGGAARIPFDTFVQIYTFLARLDGDVPQEHIDIFLNSLKPQVELQHGMIKPGNFSHWEDMDFKSGATANTDQE